CGAAGCAAAGATTTTTGTTTTACTATTAATTCAGACGGCGTAATTATCGGTGAGGCGCAACAATTCCCAGAAATTTTTAAAGTTCTCCGGGGGGTTATTGATGCTAATCGAAAGAAAAAAGGCCGCTTTCTGCTTACAGGGTCAAGTTCCCCCAACATTGTGAAGGGTATTACGGAAAGTCTTGCTGGGCGAATCGCAACAGTTGAAATGTGGCCGTTTAAACAAGGAGAGTTTCACGACAAAGAGATCTCTGGTCTTTATTCTATGGTGGTTGACGGGACAGTTCAGGCAAAAGATTTTTTGCAATTGCCGCCGCAGGTGACCCTTAACCAGGCAATGAATGTCTGGCACAAAGGCGGCTTCCCGGAACCACTTATAGAAAGTGAACAAAACGAAGAATTTTACAAACAGTGGGTGGAGAATTATATAGCAGATTATTTCGGTAGAGACATACGTGGCTTGTTTCCCAGATTAAATATTCATA
The genomic region above belongs to Desulfobulbaceae bacterium and contains:
- a CDS encoding ATP-binding protein; this encodes MRKYQLPGHFLRSKDFCFTINSDGVIIGEAQQFPEIFKVLRGVIDANRKKKGRFLLTGSSSPNIVKGITESLAGRIATVEMWPFKQGEFHDKEISGLYSMVVDGTVQAKDFLQLPPQVTLNQAMNVWHKGGFPEPLIESEQNEEFYKQWVENYIADYFGRDIRGLFPRLNIHNFRRFLTLLAQFSGHQLNMSDMARALEISVSTVKDYLDIIHQTFVWRNLEPYTGNRLKKVQKAKKGFFRDQGLLHYFLRIKDV